TTTAGAGTATATGGATTCAATCCAAGTTTCAACTTAGTCTATGGGTCAAAATTACAATTTGACCATtatttatattgttaaaaaagGTGAATTAAAAAATGTGTCAACCTTTAAAATCTTTGGggcattcaaattatatataatcacataacattttaattgaaaagttaaCTATATTAACTATTTGATCTAACTTATAATATTATGAACATATTATGATCAAATTATGTTAGAAATattaattaaatcttaaatttgaatataatataaagactaaagatgaaaatttacatttttataatgtagaaaagaaaagagaaatggtaTAGGAAGTGCCTTTTGACCTTCCATAGTTAGATTTCCCTTACAAATACAAAAGCAACACTAAACCGATATTCATCTAAGCACACTTTAACAACAATCCAATAAAAATTCTCCCTCCTTTCACCTTTCATAACTCCATTTTTTTAAGATCCCAAGAAGAACAAGTCTTGTAGAAGCTATTGTTGGTGGATCATATCAATTTATGATTTACTCAATCCATTCTCAAACACTTAAAAGTAGTTTACCATTGTACCATTGTTTTTAAAAAACACCTTTGAGATAAAAAAATATTGTTAAAGAgaagttaattttttttgttccTGTCAAAAGAACTTTTGGGCCAATTTTTAGAGTTTGAAAATTACTTTTTCTCTTAAAAAGTATATTGTTAAGTAATGCTTTTATCtcaaaagtaatttttttatcTTGAAAGTGGTTATTAAAAACAATGCTAAACTGGTCTTAAATTGGTCCTAAACTGGTCCTTAAATAATGTTGGGTACTTTTTTTTTCTCCCCTATCTTCTCCCTCTTTTATTGTGTCTCTTAAAAATGTAAACAAGTAATTAGGAATTAGGTGGAGATTATTTCACAGTTAACACTTATTTTAATTAGgtagaaaattattttgaaataaaaattgcATCACATTTTCATCcactatttaaataaaatattaaaatttgataatattaatagttaaatataaaattaaattcaatttaagtAATCAAAATAAAAGGGTAAATCACACTAGTAATTATCTAACTATTAGTATTTCTTTTGTTACCTaactataaaaattacaaaatgatcactcgtcaattaaaattttttcatCCCTAGTTTTTAAATTACTAACGAGAAGATAACTTACAGCTTTTAGAATTAGCATAATAACAACTTTAACCCTAAACATTTATACATTgtatcaatttagtcttgattccaAAAAAATTAACCCAACATTTATTatgtaatttaatcatttttttgcGTTTTGCTTTTCTTTAGAACATTAAGggttcatttttaaaaaaatgagaaaatatgaaaattattatattggattttaggtgttttcattttTGGTATATTTCCAATAAAATTTAGTTGATAAATTCATTTTTAGCTTTTTAGGTGAAAGAGTCACTAAGAATAgtaaaattgcaaaagaaaaaaaaatcaaattacacAATGTGCAAATTTGAGGATTAACTTTTTTTGAATTAAGAAAAAATTAACACAATGTACAAATGTTGATGGTTAAACTTActattatgccaattttaaaaaCTGACACATCAGTgacaaaaaaacaaaattaaataattttttaaaattaatctcATTATAATTTCTCCTATCATATCTGTTCTTTTTGACATGCTTAGTATTACCTATAGCCCCTCCCCAgcccttaaataggaggataatgcgtttcAGCTCATTCGAACTCACGACCTCTTGCACTGACAACAATGTCGATGTCAGTTGAGGTAAGACTCAATCAgcaacaaaattaaataattaaattatcattttgtaactttttatggTTGAGTATTGAAAACAAAATGGTTACCTAATTAAAAACATGCAAATAATTAAGTTGTTATATTAGTGTTTATTTACGATTACTTTAACTAAATATgctaaaaaaaatcaattgagaAACTATGttgattttctaaaaaaattgTTGATCTACGCTGTTtttggagagagaaaggaaagcgCGCCCAGTAGGATGCGTTGTCCTTCCAACGGTAACTCTTCCAATGGCTATAATGACTCCAACAACCATAATATTTCCTATATAAACCCCTCCAAACTTCATTCTTTTCAATCAAATACTCAATACTCATTCTTCCAtcctcaattttcaatttttaatttctaaTCCTCAATCCTCAATcctcaattttttatttatttttttaattttattctcttcgattttattttatttgtttggaTGACAAGCATATCTTCAGCGTTCAATTACAAATggtaagaaaatttattaaattaattaattttaaatagttaACTATTATGttttttagattattaattttcTATGTTTATGCACTCAGCCCGAAGATCGGATTTTGGAGATGTACATAAACAATTTAAGAGAAGGTGCACCGGATGTCATTTATGGACACTTGCGATATGTAAGATTTTTATACGTGACTCGCATGCTTGGAGGGACTAAATTGGATCCTCCCCGCCTATCAGTGCTTTGGTCGAAAGATGGAGACCGGGACACACATTCCATTTTCCTTGCAACGAGTGTACAATTATACTCGAGGATGCTAGTTTACAACTCGATCTACAAGTCAATGAGGAAGTCGTTACGGGGCCAATTATTAGTGTCAGTTGGAGTGCAACATGCGAACAACTACTAGTGAAGGTGCCAAACAAGTTTAGAGGTAGCCAGATCGAGCTAAGATAGTTGGAGGACAACTTCCAAACTATCGAGGCTTTTGCGAGTGATGTTGAAAATGAACAATTGGCGTGCGCATTCATCTTAAGGTTGATTGAAGGTTTACTAATGCTAGATAAATCTTACAATCTAGTACATTTAACTAGTGACATTGTACCAAGAAATGTGTCAAGCGACGAcacttaaaaaaaatgaaaattaacgGTTACATGCTCCTTCTTTAATTGTGGGCATGGTATCGACTACCATTTTTACGCCCTCGAGTGGAACTCTCTTATGAATTCCCACTCGTAATATGGTAAATTTCATATTAATATCATtaccatttttatttttcattgttgtaattttgaaataacatattatttaaGTAGAGGGAACAACCCCACAAGACACATCGGTATACTGACCAAGCTCAAGGATATCCGACTAGCTTTAGATCAACAAACTGAATAGGAGGTTAGTTTATAAATTTCAAAGTTATCAGTTTTTTATTTTAgcatttgaaatttaatattagggACATGCTAAAATTTATAAATTCGTATTGCAGTTTGTATGGATACTATATGTGAATCCAAGATTCAAGAATGCGTTTTGGCAAAATTTTTTGCCAATCACAACATTTGACATGTCAAAGTGCCATTGATCATTTTTGCAATGGTTGAGATGCACGAATCTAATCGAATGATATGATAGTTTGGGTGTATGCAACATATTTTGCCACCATCCTAGGAGCTTGATGACCTGCACAAGATTGACTTACGGGAGAGACTCGAGGAAGATTGACCAATATTCCACAAGAAGTATATCGAGATGTGGCAGAGTAGGTACAATTACTTGCCAACGCGTGAACTATTTCTCACATCGGAGTTGGCGACATCTCCAGATTACATGGATTGGTTCTGGCATAACGACAAAATATATCTACTGGTAGCTTCAAAAAGGAGTAAGCAACGTTTCCATAGGAGGCTAAGATGAGGGCCCATCAATCCTAGCTTGAGAAAAGATGTCATGACGGGATCAATACTTGTTCTATCTCCACTAAAGGAATTGATTGTCGTGCATCCTCCCGATCAATATGGTTCATTTATTTTTGGTTCTAACCCAATTTGTTTTTACACAAGCATTGCGACACGTACACTCCTTCCCCACATCAACacctttaattttgatttattttacacAAGCACCATATCATGCACGATCATTCCTTACATCAACACATTTTAACACCAGTTTATTTTACACAAGCACCACGACATACACAATCATTCCATGCATAAACACCTTCTCTAGGGATATATTTTTCACAACTGCCACCCACCGTATCATATTACATGTTGATCTAGCCAACAACACCAACGCATTTAGTATCGCCGATAATTCCCACATTCTATCCAAAATAGGGTCATGTGACACCATATAATGGCCCGTCAATAGTGTCGCAAACACCCCCAACATCGTTATTCTACCGAGGTGGGTCACCCTCCTAACTACTGACTCAAAAAGGGGGATGTACGATGGGCGGTTAGGATACGGTTGCAATCAACCATGAAGGAAGGAGATGAAGTTAGTGATCAACCCCAACATGCACGTGAAGATGAAGCTGAAGTCGATGAGGAACTATCAACCCAAATAGTACGACGGAACACTAGGCATGCCCGACGCCCACCTAGTTATGGCACACATTCGGGAATCGATGATTatgttattttgtaattttttgtaTACTTTGTTTTACATCCCAAATGTACATTTATTTACAATATACAaaacaaatttattaaattggTTTGATTTGTGCACAATCATATTGTGAGTTTCAAATTTACAATTATTTATGTTactttttcatttaaatttttctCAGTCTATTTGTTAAGTACAATATTTTCAAAAAGCAAAGAGTTGCTTGGAAGGTTcagaaaaatattaaaactttGGTTTGCATATTGTAATATATCTTACttcaataattaatattaatttacgctttacaaaaaaaaaattaatgaataaatgaataagtTAGTGTTTTCACTGCATGAGTTaccatatattacaatatgtctTCTCCTCGATGCTCCCAGGTTGTGTGGACACATTGAATTTATTGAGTTcatgatttctacattttcccTAATCAAGATTATCCCGATAATCCGGGGTTACAAAGCTTAGAAGCAATCAAGTTGGCTTGGTTGAAATGGCCAAAAAGAAAACGCTCCCTATAGGGGTGTTTTTATCTAACATGGTAGTGAAAACGCTTCTTGTAAGATGCATTTTTCTTTTGGCCATTTCAACCAAGCCAACTTGATTGCTTCTAAGCCTTGGAACTTGGGATTCCTGGgataaaactttttccctttataccCCACCTCATTCCCTATATAAATGCTCATTCTTCATTCGCTACTCACCTACATCTTAGTCTCCTCtaaattgttttttttctttttcttgcgtGTTGAGATTTTTGggtttaaaaatttatttctctCATTTTGATGGAGATATAGTCATAGTTTTAAGTTATGTTTGGGTTCACAGTGATGTTATGGAGCTCAATAACCTACAAATTTCACCTGTTGTGTGAGTATAGAGCCATCACATGAGAAGCCGTGATTGCTTTGCAACTTGAGGTCCAAGATGATGGTGATTATACAGTCTCGGGTTGAAGTGTAACTAAGGTTTCAAGTTTACAATGGTTATGTTGTTAAAGGATGAAGCATAATTAGGGTCGTAGTTGACGGTGCTAATACGGGCATGCCAACGAGTTTCTCCTCATCATAAGAGCATGCTTCATAAAACTCAAGCATAAGTACGAGGAAGGAAAACGCGAGGGGCTTTCCAATATAATCAAATAATTCATGTTGTCTATCTTTATCGAAGGCGGTGACCTTTTAGTATAATCTGCTACACCTCAATGCTGTCACATGTTATAATAACGGGTTTACCGCCTTCGTTTGTAATGGATAAGacacattatttaattatattgaaACGCCATTACTTTTTTCTTCCTCGTaattatatttaagttttatgAAGTATCATCTTCTGATTAAAAAAACTCGTTGTCATGCCCGCATAACCACTGCCAACTGAAATCTTATTTATGCTCCATTATTTGACAACATAACCTTTGCAAACTTGAAGCCCTAGTTACACTTTAGCCAGAGATCGTATAATCACCGTAAACTGGGACCTTGAGTTGCAACATGATCCGACTTTCCAGGTGATGGTTTCATACTTACATAACATATGAAATTTGTAGGTCACCTAGCTCCACAACACTATCATAAATTCaaacattttttaaaattataaccaTGTCTATCTCAAACACAgacaaaaataaatttacaaaCTTTTAATTTCCaatcgcaaaaaaaaaaaaaaaaatcaaaatgaaaaCATGTTCACCAGTGTACATTTTCACTAATGTGGCAGTGAAATTTTAACTTGTCTTTACTCTCTCCAAAAAcaatgtaaataggtaatttttaaaaaatcaccatagtttctcaattgtttttttaaaaaaacatatttAGTTAAATTAACCAATGAAATTACTTTTATAGAAGGACAGGTCACAGAAAAGAGCAGGTCAACTCTGGAATTTCAAAACATAAAGGAAAAAACGGAGGTTTTTTCACTTAAGATCGAGACTTTCCTTCCTCGGCTCTACTTACGGTGTCCTGCGGAACTTCAACTCTTTAATCCTTTTAATAACTTGGCAATTCCTCCCTCTATCTATCTAATTATCCGAAGGAGAAACTCTTTCCCAAAGCATTTTTGAACTTTCTTTCATGGCGGATATACTTGCTTCTTTGAGGTCTTTAATGGCCTCTCAATCTCCTCCTCTCGATGCCTTACTTGTCCCTTCTGAAGATTATCATCAGGTTTaatttatatgaaaaaaaaattcatttttatcaaTTCCATGTCAAATTATTGTTTGTTTAATTTTTGAATCGTTTTTTTGTAGAGCGAATATGTTTCTGCTCGTGACAAAAGGCGCGAGTTTGTTTCTGGATTCACCGGAAGTGCAGGTCTCTATTTCGACTTTCTCTTattataattattgttttagttgTTCTTCttcttatataatttttattgatttggtAAAAATTATCTCAGGATTGGCACTTATAACAAAAAATGAAGCAAGGCTATGGACCGACGGCCGATATTTCTTGCAAGCAACGCAGCAGCTTAGTGATCAGTGGAAACTAATGCGTATCGGAGAAGATCCTCCCGTTGATGCCTGGATGTCTGATGTAAATTTACCATTTTGCTTCACAAGTATTCGATCTTTTGCTTCCACATTTGAtactttattaatatatatatgtttttaatgAATGAATGATTTAGAATTTGCAAAAGGAGGCAGCTATTGGGATTGATCCTTGGTGTGTGTCGGTAGACACGGCTCAAAGATGGGAACGAGCTTTTGCGAAAAAGAATCAGAAATTAGTTCAAACCTCAACAAATTTGATTGATGAGATTTGGAAAAATCGGCCACCAGCTGAAATTAATCCAGCTGTTGATCATCCCTTGGAATTTGCCGGTCGTTCTGTCGCTGAAAAGTTGAAAGCTTTGAGGGAAAAGCTCTCCAGTGAAAAGGCTCGTGGGATTATCATCACAACTTTAGATGAGGTGTGGGCTTTTCAAATTGTTGATTCTAATGGAATTTGTtgaggtttttcttttcttttttagtttAAATGGCTGCTTTACAGGTTGCGTGGTTGTATAATATCCGTGGGAGCGATGTATCTTACTCTCCTGTTGTTCATGCATTTGCTATCGTAACATTGAATTCGGCTTTCCTTTATTTGGACAAAAGGAAGGTTTCTTCTAAGGTCGGATTTTGAGTATATATACTTGGTTGTTGAAGTTTTCATTTTTTTCGCCTTTACTGTATTAGATCATTTAAATCAAGGTATAACTTTCTGGGCTAGATGGTTTAGGTTTATTGATCACATGTATGTTAATACAGGTGAGCTCTTCCTTGCAAGCGAATGGAATTGAAGTTCGGCAGTATGGTGCAGTGAGTTCTGATGCTGCGATGTTAGCATCTAATCAGCTTGACCAGGCCACGGGAGTGAATTCTGGTCAAAATGGTGTTTGtcaaaatgatacttgtgatAATGATCTTATATGGGTTGATCCTGCTTCATGCTGCTATGCTTTGTTTTCGAGACTAGATGCTAATAAGTTGCTTCTGCAGCAGTCACCTTTGGCCCTCGCAAAAGCCTTAAAGGTTGTCGAATTACTTACTTTCTGGTTGAATCTTTCTTTAGAATTGCATAGAATATATTTATATGAAGTCTCTTCTAATATTGTGAAAATATTAGAAGTTAGAACACCTTAGGTTTTTTATGTTTACTTGTAAATCTGCATGCATTGATCCAGAAGAATAAACTCATGCTGCTTCCCAAAGAAAAAAAGTCATTACCTATTTAAAAAGAACCTGAAAGGATCTTTAATATTTAAAGAGAGGTTCTATTTGCTCGTGTCTCATCTTAAATTAATTTATCTATATCAACACTTTTGCATTTCCAGAATCCAGTTGAGCTGGATGGATTGAAAAATGCGCATATCCGGGATGGTGCAGCTGTTGTGCAGTATCTAGTCTGGTTGGATAAGCAGGTATAGGATAGTGACCTTTGAATATTattttctctcttggaaattgaTAAGTATTCACTCTAATTCATGAAGCTTCTAACTTATTTGGTTTGATTTGGTTATTATTTCAAAATAAAGATATTTCTGAATATATGCAACTGGATTATAGACTGAAATGATGCTATTGCTATCTCAATTGCACAGATGCAAGAGATTTATGGGGCTTCAGGTTACTTCTTGGAAGGGGAGGTAACAAGCAAAAAGATACCGTAAGttatagaatttcaagttgataTGTTACCTATATGTCACCCCTGTTCAGTTGCTGTTTTTTATCCTTAAACCAAACAGGCTGCCCCCTCTCTTAAGAAAAATTTCTGAGCTGGAGGTGGACTGACTGATGCTTTGATTTTTCATGCTAATGGAAGGAATGCACCATGCAGGGAGACTATGAAACTGACAGAGGTGTCTGTTAGTGATAAATTGGAGGGGTTTCGTGCATCAAAAGAGGTAACAATACTTTTGAGGAAGTTTTCTTGTGTTGATAAGAAACTTAGTCAAAATCTCATTCTGGATATAACTATATCAGTAATAACCTTCAAGTGAGAAATTCTTGTTTTAGTAGTGGTAAGTTTTGTTGTTTGTGTCCACCAACCAGCAATTACCTTGTTTTTGTAAACTTGGGCATCGTAGTGTTTGAAACTAAGAATTTAGTCTCAACTCATAAGCATCTAGCATGTAATGAGCATCTTCAGTTGCTAAAAGTATCGTGCTTGCATTTGTATTTGTTAATCTAACATTTTTTTCTATGTTACTAATTGAAGCACTTTAGAGGCCTAAGTTTCCCCACTATTTCTTCGGTTGGTCCAAATGCGGCCATCATCCATTACTCACCTCAGGCCAAAACATGTGCTGAGCTTGATCCAAATAGCATTTATCTTTTTGATTCAGGAGCGCAGGTTTGTCATCTAGTCCTATTTTTAGCTTATATCCATTAATCAAAACTATAAGTACAATGCCGATATTTTTTTATTCTAGATTCTGAGTTCTGATTCTTAATCCTTAACTGATAAAGTATCTAGATGGAACAACTGATATAACTCGGACAGTTCATTTTGGAAAGCCTTCAGCACACGAGAAGGCTTGCTATACCTCAGTAAGTGGCTTCTGTTGAATTCTCTCCTGGATATTACATTATTAGTTACCTATTTTCACCTTCCTTTTGGTCACACCATATGCAAATTTAAATTCTGAAGTGCTTATATTTCCAAAGCCCCTGGTGGATTTGATAACAAGCTGCGTATCCATCTCTCAGATTTTTGTTTACTTTGCTTGGGAAATGATGTGTCACATTATTGTGATGCTTGATAGGAGCCGTATAGTGAATTGGATGTCTTACCTATATTTGACAATACATATTAAGCTTGGAATTAATAT
This window of the Gossypium arboreum isolate Shixiya-1 chromosome 12, ASM2569848v2, whole genome shotgun sequence genome carries:
- the LOC108479872 gene encoding aminopeptidase P1-like isoform X1, encoding MADILASLRSLMASQSPPLDALLVPSEDYHQSEYVSARDKRREFVSGFTGSAGLALITKNEARLWTDGRYFLQATQQLSDQWKLMRIGEDPPVDAWMSDNLQKEAAIGIDPWCVSVDTAQRWERAFAKKNQKLVQTSTNLIDEIWKNRPPAEINPAVDHPLEFAGRSVAEKLKALREKLSSEKARGIIITTLDEVAWLYNIRGSDVSYSPVVHAFAIVTLNSAFLYLDKRKVSSKVSSSLQANGIEVRQYGAVSSDAAMLASNQLDQATGVNSGQNGVCQNDTCDNDLIWVDPASCCYALFSRLDANKLLLQQSPLALAKALKNPVELDGLKNAHIRDGAAVVQYLVWLDKQMQEIYGASGYFLEGEVTSKKIPNAPCRETMKLTEVSVSDKLEGFRASKEHFRGLSFPTISSVGPNAAIIHYSPQAKTCAELDPNSIYLFDSGAQYLDGTTDITRTVHFGKPSAHEKACYTSVLKGHIALGNARFPNGTNGYSLDILARIPLWRYGLDYRHGTGHGIGSYLNVHEGPHQISFRPQARNVPLQVSMTVTDEPGYYEDGNFGIRLENVLVIKEADTEFNFGDKGYLSFEHITWAPYQIKLIDLSILTPEEIQWLNRYHLKCREILGPYLDTNEMEWLKKATEPVSA
- the LOC108479872 gene encoding aminopeptidase P1-like isoform X2, whose amino-acid sequence is MADILASLRSLMASQSPPLDALLVPSEDYHQSEYVSARDKRREFVSGFTGSAGLALITKNEARLWTDGRYFLQATQQLSDQWKLMRIGEDPPVDAWMSDNLQKEAAIGIDPWCVSVDTAQRWERAFAKKNQKLVQTSTNLIDEIWKNRPPAEINPAVDHPLEFAGRSVAEKLKALREKLSSEKARGIIITTLDEVAWLYNIRGSDVSYSPVVHAFAIVTLNSAFLYLDKRKVSSKVSSSLQANGIEVRQYGAVSSDAAMLASNQLDQATGVNSGQNGVCQNDTCDNDLIWVDPASCCYALFSRLDANKLLLQQSPLALAKALKNPVELDGLKNAHIRDGAAVVQYLVWLDKQMQEIYGASGYFLEGEVTSKKIPETMKLTEVSVSDKLEGFRASKEHFRGLSFPTISSVGPNAAIIHYSPQAKTCAELDPNSIYLFDSGAQYLDGTTDITRTVHFGKPSAHEKACYTSVLKGHIALGNARFPNGTNGYSLDILARIPLWRYGLDYRHGTGHGIGSYLNVHEGPHQISFRPQARNVPLQVSMTVTDEPGYYEDGNFGIRLENVLVIKEADTEFNFGDKGYLSFEHITWAPYQIKLIDLSILTPEEIQWLNRYHLKCREILGPYLDTNEMEWLKKATEPVSA